Proteins co-encoded in one Salvia splendens isolate huo1 chromosome 4, SspV2, whole genome shotgun sequence genomic window:
- the LOC121799768 gene encoding 30S ribosomal protein S1, chloroplastic-like translates to MASLAQQIGGLKCPPFSAGRKNSKFLSNAKSVLPRRRSVITAASVIANAQTRERMKLKEMFEDAYERCRTAPMEGVSFTVEDFNEALEKYDFTSEIGAKVKGKVYNTDSNGALVDITAKSSAYLPLREASIYNIKHLEEAGIVAGVVEEFVIIGENEADDSLILSLRSIQYDLAWERCRQLQAEDVVVKGKVVGANKGGIVALVEGLRGFVPFSQISTKSVAEDLLEKELPLKFVEVDEEQSRLVLSNRKAMADSQAQLGIGSVVVGTVQSLKPYGAFIDIGGINGLLHVSQISHDRVSDIATVLQPGDSLKVMILSHDRERGRVSLSTKKLEPTPGDMIRNPKLVFEKAEEMAQTFRQRIAQAEAMARADMLRFQPESGLSLSSEGILGPLTSELPEDGMDLSNTPPALD, encoded by the exons ATGGCATCTTTGGCGCAGCAAATTGGCGGGCTGAAGTGCCCGCCGTTTTCAGCAGGTAGGAAGAATAGCAAATTCTTATCCAACGCGAAGTCGGTGCTTCCGCGGAGGAGAAGCGTGATTACAGCGGCTTCAGTCATTGCTAACGCCCAGACGAGAGAGAGAATGAAGTTGAAGGAGATGTTCGAGGACGCCTACGAGCGCTGCCGCACCGCGCCCATGGAAGGCGTCTCCTTCACCGTCGAAGACTTCAATGAAGCCCTGGAGAAATACGATTTCACCTCAGAAATTGGCGCCAAG GTAAAAGGAAAGGTTTACAATACGGACTCAAATGGAGCATTGGTAGACATAACTGCAAAGTCATCAGCATACTTGCCTCTAAGAGAGGCATCCATCTATAATATCAAACACTTAGAAGAGGCCGGCATTGTTGCTGGTGTAGTTGAAGAATTTGTGATTATTGGAGAGAACGAGGCTGATGATAGCTTGATATTGAGTCTTCGTTCGATTCAGTATGATCTTGCGTGGGAACGGTGCAGACAGCTTCAAGCTGAAGATGTTGTTGTGAAGGGTAAG GTAGTTGGTGCTAACAAAGGTGGTATCGTGGCACTGGTGGAGGGTCTTCGTGGTTTTGTTCCATTTTCACAAATCTCAACA AAATCGGTTGCAGAGGATCTTCTAGAAAAAGAACTTCCTCTTAAGTTTGTGGAGGTTGATGAGGAACAGTCGAGGCTAGTCCTCAGTAACCGCAAGGCCATGGCCGATAGCCAGGCACAGCTTGGAATTGGTTCTGTAGTAGTCGGCACTGTTCAGAGCTTGAAACCTTATGGTGCCTTCATTGACATTGGGGGAATTAACGGCCTTTTGCATGTCAGCCAAATCAGTCACGATCGTGTCTCAGATATAGCAACCGTTCTTCAGCCTGGTGACTCTTTGAAG GTTATGATTCTTAGCCATGACCGGGAGAGAGGTCGCGTGAGCTTATCTACTAAGAAGTTGGAGCCTACTCCTGGTGACATGATTCGCAACCCCAAGCTGGTTTTTGAAAAG GCCGAAGAGATGGCTCAGACTTTCAGGCAACGAATAGCACAAGCAGAAGCCATGGCTCGTGCTGATATGCTAAGATTCCAACCTGAG aGCGGATTGTCTCTGAGCTCTGAAGGGATCTTAGGACCTCTGACTTCAGAGCTGCCAGAAGACGGTATGGACTTAAGCAACACCCCCCCAGCGTTAGATTAA
- the LOC121799765 gene encoding eukaryotic peptide chain release factor GTP-binding subunit ERF3A-like isoform X1, with translation MSEAATTHPTQDIADDIKALQLDSAAEDTVMANTEDWKHDIIVNPDTSGAEDTVMANTEAGKPDTAVNHGKTDVEDAVMATSEDGKHDTHDKTDGGKEKESIPSDDVEDGDEQTKRHLNVVFIGHVDAGKSTIGGQILYLSGQVDERTIQKYEKEAKDKSRESWYMAYIMDTNEEERVKGKTVEVGRAHFETETTRFTILDAPGHKSYVPNMISGASQADIGVLVISARKGEFETGYERGGQTREHVQLAKTLGVSKLLVVVNKMDEPTVKWSKERFDEIESKMSQFLKSSGYNVKKDVQFLPISGLMGTNMKSRMGKDICPWWNGTCLFEALDAIEIPPRDPQGPFRMPIIDKFKDMGTVVMGKIESGTVRDGDTMVVMPNKVQVKVLAIFCDENRVRRAGPGENLRVRLSGIEEEDIIGGFVLSSVARPVAAVSEFLAQLSILELLDNAIFCAGYKAVLHIHSVVEECEIVELTQQIDPKTRKRLKKKPLFVKKGAVVECRVQVNNMICMEKYSDFPQLGRFTLRTEGKTVAVGKVTGLTTSESA, from the exons ATGTCGGAAGCGGCCACCACACATCCGACGCAGG aTATCGCGGATGATATCAAGGCTCTGCAACTCGATTCAGCTG CTGAGGATACTGTGATGGCTAACACAGAAGACTGGAAGCATGATATAATTGTAAATCCGGATACCAGCGGAG CAGAGGATACTGTGATGGCTAATACAGAAGCCGGGAAGCCTGATACAGCTGTAAATCATGGAAAGACAGATGTAG AAGATGCTGTGATGGCTACATCAGAAGATGGGAAGCATGATACACATGATAAAACAGATGGAG GCAAAGAGAAGGAAAGCATTCCTTCAGATGATGTCGAGGATGGGGATGAGCAGACAAAGAGACACTTGAATGTTGTATTCATTGGTCATGTTG ATGCTGGGAAGTCCACGATTGGAGGGCAAATTCTTTATCTTAGTGGGCAGGTTGATGAACGCACAATACAAAAGTATGAGAAAGAAGCTAAGGACAAAAGTAGGGAGAGTTG GTATATGGCTTATATCATGGACACAAATGAAGAAGAGAGGGTTAAG GGGAAAACTGTTGAAGTCGGAAGAGCTCACTTTGAGACTGAAACCACAAGGTTTACAATATTGGATGCCCCG GGACACAAAAGCTATGTTCCTAACATGATCAGTGGAGCATCTCAAGCAGATATAGGTGTACTA GTGATTTCAGCTCGAAAGGGAGAATTTGAAACTGGTTATGAGAGAGGTGGACAGACACGTGAACATGTCCAACTAGCAAAAACCTTGGGAGTTTCTAAGCTTCTTGTCGTCGTCAACAAAATGGACGAGCCTACTGTGAAGTGGTCAAAAGAGAG ATTTGATGAGATTGAGTCAAAAATGTCTCAATTTTTGAAATCCTCGGGTTATAATGTGAAAAAAG ATGTTCAGTTTCTCCCAATATCTGGTCTTATGGGCACAAATATGAAGAGTAGAATGGGCAAAGATATATGTCCATGGTGGAATGGTACATGCCTTTTTGAAGCTCTTGATGCTATTGAAATTCCACCACGTGATCCCCAAGGCCCTTTCAG AATGCCTATTATCGACAAATTTAAGGACATGGGAACTGTTGTCATGGGGAAAATAGAATCTGGAACTGTCCGTGATGGCGACACTATGGTAGTCATGCCTAATAAG GTACAAGTTAAAGTTCTTGCCATATTCTGTGATGAAAATAGAGTGAGGCGTGCTGGACCTGGTGAAAACTTGCGTGTCAGGTTGTCGGGGATTGAAGAGGAGGATATTATCGGGGGTTTTGTTTTAAGTAGCGTTG CAAGACCAGTAGCTGCTGTATCGGAGTTTCTTGCCCAACTGTCGATTTTGGAGTTACTTGACAAT GCAATTTTTTGTGCTGGTTACAAGGCTGTTCTACACATCCATTCTGTTGTGGAAGAATGTGAGATTGTTGAGTTGACACAGCAAATTGATCCAAAAACCAGAAAACGTTTGAAAAAGAAACCACTTTTTGTTAAAAAAGGTGCTGTTGTGGAATGCCGCGTTCAG GTGAACAATATGATTTGCATGGAGAAGTACTCTGACTTTCCACAGCTTGGGCGGTTTACTCTCCGCACTGAAG GGAAAACAGTTGCTGTGGGAAAAGTAACTGGGCTGACTACAAGTGAGAGCGCCTAA
- the LOC121799765 gene encoding eukaryotic peptide chain release factor GTP-binding subunit ERF3A-like isoform X3 translates to MSEAATTHPTQDIADDIKALQLDSAAEDTVMANTEDWKHDIIVNPDTSGAEDTVMANTEAGKPDTAVNHGKTDVDAVMATSEDGKHDTHDKTDGGKEKESIPSDDVEDGDEQTKRHLNVVFIGHVDAGKSTIGGQILYLSGQVDERTIQKYEKEAKDKSRESWYMAYIMDTNEEERVKGKTVEVGRAHFETETTRFTILDAPGHKSYVPNMISGASQADIGVLVISARKGEFETGYERGGQTREHVQLAKTLGVSKLLVVVNKMDEPTVKWSKERFDEIESKMSQFLKSSGYNVKKDVQFLPISGLMGTNMKSRMGKDICPWWNGTCLFEALDAIEIPPRDPQGPFRMPIIDKFKDMGTVVMGKIESGTVRDGDTMVVMPNKVQVKVLAIFCDENRVRRAGPGENLRVRLSGIEEEDIIGGFVLSSVARPVAAVSEFLAQLSILELLDNAIFCAGYKAVLHIHSVVEECEIVELTQQIDPKTRKRLKKKPLFVKKGAVVECRVQVNNMICMEKYSDFPQLGRFTLRTEGKTVAVGKVTGLTTSESA, encoded by the exons ATGTCGGAAGCGGCCACCACACATCCGACGCAGG aTATCGCGGATGATATCAAGGCTCTGCAACTCGATTCAGCTG CTGAGGATACTGTGATGGCTAACACAGAAGACTGGAAGCATGATATAATTGTAAATCCGGATACCAGCGGAG CAGAGGATACTGTGATGGCTAATACAGAAGCCGGGAAGCCTGATACAGCTGTAAATCATGGAAAGACAGATGTAG ATGCTGTGATGGCTACATCAGAAGATGGGAAGCATGATACACATGATAAAACAGATGGAG GCAAAGAGAAGGAAAGCATTCCTTCAGATGATGTCGAGGATGGGGATGAGCAGACAAAGAGACACTTGAATGTTGTATTCATTGGTCATGTTG ATGCTGGGAAGTCCACGATTGGAGGGCAAATTCTTTATCTTAGTGGGCAGGTTGATGAACGCACAATACAAAAGTATGAGAAAGAAGCTAAGGACAAAAGTAGGGAGAGTTG GTATATGGCTTATATCATGGACACAAATGAAGAAGAGAGGGTTAAG GGGAAAACTGTTGAAGTCGGAAGAGCTCACTTTGAGACTGAAACCACAAGGTTTACAATATTGGATGCCCCG GGACACAAAAGCTATGTTCCTAACATGATCAGTGGAGCATCTCAAGCAGATATAGGTGTACTA GTGATTTCAGCTCGAAAGGGAGAATTTGAAACTGGTTATGAGAGAGGTGGACAGACACGTGAACATGTCCAACTAGCAAAAACCTTGGGAGTTTCTAAGCTTCTTGTCGTCGTCAACAAAATGGACGAGCCTACTGTGAAGTGGTCAAAAGAGAG ATTTGATGAGATTGAGTCAAAAATGTCTCAATTTTTGAAATCCTCGGGTTATAATGTGAAAAAAG ATGTTCAGTTTCTCCCAATATCTGGTCTTATGGGCACAAATATGAAGAGTAGAATGGGCAAAGATATATGTCCATGGTGGAATGGTACATGCCTTTTTGAAGCTCTTGATGCTATTGAAATTCCACCACGTGATCCCCAAGGCCCTTTCAG AATGCCTATTATCGACAAATTTAAGGACATGGGAACTGTTGTCATGGGGAAAATAGAATCTGGAACTGTCCGTGATGGCGACACTATGGTAGTCATGCCTAATAAG GTACAAGTTAAAGTTCTTGCCATATTCTGTGATGAAAATAGAGTGAGGCGTGCTGGACCTGGTGAAAACTTGCGTGTCAGGTTGTCGGGGATTGAAGAGGAGGATATTATCGGGGGTTTTGTTTTAAGTAGCGTTG CAAGACCAGTAGCTGCTGTATCGGAGTTTCTTGCCCAACTGTCGATTTTGGAGTTACTTGACAAT GCAATTTTTTGTGCTGGTTACAAGGCTGTTCTACACATCCATTCTGTTGTGGAAGAATGTGAGATTGTTGAGTTGACACAGCAAATTGATCCAAAAACCAGAAAACGTTTGAAAAAGAAACCACTTTTTGTTAAAAAAGGTGCTGTTGTGGAATGCCGCGTTCAG GTGAACAATATGATTTGCATGGAGAAGTACTCTGACTTTCCACAGCTTGGGCGGTTTACTCTCCGCACTGAAG GGAAAACAGTTGCTGTGGGAAAAGTAACTGGGCTGACTACAAGTGAGAGCGCCTAA
- the LOC121799765 gene encoding eukaryotic peptide chain release factor GTP-binding subunit ERF3A-like isoform X2, which yields MSEAATTHPTQDIADDIKALQLDSAAEDTVMANTEDWKHDIIVNPDTSGEDTVMANTEAGKPDTAVNHGKTDVEDAVMATSEDGKHDTHDKTDGGKEKESIPSDDVEDGDEQTKRHLNVVFIGHVDAGKSTIGGQILYLSGQVDERTIQKYEKEAKDKSRESWYMAYIMDTNEEERVKGKTVEVGRAHFETETTRFTILDAPGHKSYVPNMISGASQADIGVLVISARKGEFETGYERGGQTREHVQLAKTLGVSKLLVVVNKMDEPTVKWSKERFDEIESKMSQFLKSSGYNVKKDVQFLPISGLMGTNMKSRMGKDICPWWNGTCLFEALDAIEIPPRDPQGPFRMPIIDKFKDMGTVVMGKIESGTVRDGDTMVVMPNKVQVKVLAIFCDENRVRRAGPGENLRVRLSGIEEEDIIGGFVLSSVARPVAAVSEFLAQLSILELLDNAIFCAGYKAVLHIHSVVEECEIVELTQQIDPKTRKRLKKKPLFVKKGAVVECRVQVNNMICMEKYSDFPQLGRFTLRTEGKTVAVGKVTGLTTSESA from the exons ATGTCGGAAGCGGCCACCACACATCCGACGCAGG aTATCGCGGATGATATCAAGGCTCTGCAACTCGATTCAGCTG CTGAGGATACTGTGATGGCTAACACAGAAGACTGGAAGCATGATATAATTGTAAATCCGGATACCAGCGGAG AGGATACTGTGATGGCTAATACAGAAGCCGGGAAGCCTGATACAGCTGTAAATCATGGAAAGACAGATGTAG AAGATGCTGTGATGGCTACATCAGAAGATGGGAAGCATGATACACATGATAAAACAGATGGAG GCAAAGAGAAGGAAAGCATTCCTTCAGATGATGTCGAGGATGGGGATGAGCAGACAAAGAGACACTTGAATGTTGTATTCATTGGTCATGTTG ATGCTGGGAAGTCCACGATTGGAGGGCAAATTCTTTATCTTAGTGGGCAGGTTGATGAACGCACAATACAAAAGTATGAGAAAGAAGCTAAGGACAAAAGTAGGGAGAGTTG GTATATGGCTTATATCATGGACACAAATGAAGAAGAGAGGGTTAAG GGGAAAACTGTTGAAGTCGGAAGAGCTCACTTTGAGACTGAAACCACAAGGTTTACAATATTGGATGCCCCG GGACACAAAAGCTATGTTCCTAACATGATCAGTGGAGCATCTCAAGCAGATATAGGTGTACTA GTGATTTCAGCTCGAAAGGGAGAATTTGAAACTGGTTATGAGAGAGGTGGACAGACACGTGAACATGTCCAACTAGCAAAAACCTTGGGAGTTTCTAAGCTTCTTGTCGTCGTCAACAAAATGGACGAGCCTACTGTGAAGTGGTCAAAAGAGAG ATTTGATGAGATTGAGTCAAAAATGTCTCAATTTTTGAAATCCTCGGGTTATAATGTGAAAAAAG ATGTTCAGTTTCTCCCAATATCTGGTCTTATGGGCACAAATATGAAGAGTAGAATGGGCAAAGATATATGTCCATGGTGGAATGGTACATGCCTTTTTGAAGCTCTTGATGCTATTGAAATTCCACCACGTGATCCCCAAGGCCCTTTCAG AATGCCTATTATCGACAAATTTAAGGACATGGGAACTGTTGTCATGGGGAAAATAGAATCTGGAACTGTCCGTGATGGCGACACTATGGTAGTCATGCCTAATAAG GTACAAGTTAAAGTTCTTGCCATATTCTGTGATGAAAATAGAGTGAGGCGTGCTGGACCTGGTGAAAACTTGCGTGTCAGGTTGTCGGGGATTGAAGAGGAGGATATTATCGGGGGTTTTGTTTTAAGTAGCGTTG CAAGACCAGTAGCTGCTGTATCGGAGTTTCTTGCCCAACTGTCGATTTTGGAGTTACTTGACAAT GCAATTTTTTGTGCTGGTTACAAGGCTGTTCTACACATCCATTCTGTTGTGGAAGAATGTGAGATTGTTGAGTTGACACAGCAAATTGATCCAAAAACCAGAAAACGTTTGAAAAAGAAACCACTTTTTGTTAAAAAAGGTGCTGTTGTGGAATGCCGCGTTCAG GTGAACAATATGATTTGCATGGAGAAGTACTCTGACTTTCCACAGCTTGGGCGGTTTACTCTCCGCACTGAAG GGAAAACAGTTGCTGTGGGAAAAGTAACTGGGCTGACTACAAGTGAGAGCGCCTAA
- the LOC121799765 gene encoding eukaryotic peptide chain release factor GTP-binding subunit ERF3A-like isoform X4, producing MSEAATTHPTQDIADDIKALQLDSAAEDTVMANTEDWKHDIIVNPDTSGEDTVMANTEAGKPDTAVNHGKTDVDAVMATSEDGKHDTHDKTDGGKEKESIPSDDVEDGDEQTKRHLNVVFIGHVDAGKSTIGGQILYLSGQVDERTIQKYEKEAKDKSRESWYMAYIMDTNEEERVKGKTVEVGRAHFETETTRFTILDAPGHKSYVPNMISGASQADIGVLVISARKGEFETGYERGGQTREHVQLAKTLGVSKLLVVVNKMDEPTVKWSKERFDEIESKMSQFLKSSGYNVKKDVQFLPISGLMGTNMKSRMGKDICPWWNGTCLFEALDAIEIPPRDPQGPFRMPIIDKFKDMGTVVMGKIESGTVRDGDTMVVMPNKVQVKVLAIFCDENRVRRAGPGENLRVRLSGIEEEDIIGGFVLSSVARPVAAVSEFLAQLSILELLDNAIFCAGYKAVLHIHSVVEECEIVELTQQIDPKTRKRLKKKPLFVKKGAVVECRVQVNNMICMEKYSDFPQLGRFTLRTEGKTVAVGKVTGLTTSESA from the exons ATGTCGGAAGCGGCCACCACACATCCGACGCAGG aTATCGCGGATGATATCAAGGCTCTGCAACTCGATTCAGCTG CTGAGGATACTGTGATGGCTAACACAGAAGACTGGAAGCATGATATAATTGTAAATCCGGATACCAGCGGAG AGGATACTGTGATGGCTAATACAGAAGCCGGGAAGCCTGATACAGCTGTAAATCATGGAAAGACAGATGTAG ATGCTGTGATGGCTACATCAGAAGATGGGAAGCATGATACACATGATAAAACAGATGGAG GCAAAGAGAAGGAAAGCATTCCTTCAGATGATGTCGAGGATGGGGATGAGCAGACAAAGAGACACTTGAATGTTGTATTCATTGGTCATGTTG ATGCTGGGAAGTCCACGATTGGAGGGCAAATTCTTTATCTTAGTGGGCAGGTTGATGAACGCACAATACAAAAGTATGAGAAAGAAGCTAAGGACAAAAGTAGGGAGAGTTG GTATATGGCTTATATCATGGACACAAATGAAGAAGAGAGGGTTAAG GGGAAAACTGTTGAAGTCGGAAGAGCTCACTTTGAGACTGAAACCACAAGGTTTACAATATTGGATGCCCCG GGACACAAAAGCTATGTTCCTAACATGATCAGTGGAGCATCTCAAGCAGATATAGGTGTACTA GTGATTTCAGCTCGAAAGGGAGAATTTGAAACTGGTTATGAGAGAGGTGGACAGACACGTGAACATGTCCAACTAGCAAAAACCTTGGGAGTTTCTAAGCTTCTTGTCGTCGTCAACAAAATGGACGAGCCTACTGTGAAGTGGTCAAAAGAGAG ATTTGATGAGATTGAGTCAAAAATGTCTCAATTTTTGAAATCCTCGGGTTATAATGTGAAAAAAG ATGTTCAGTTTCTCCCAATATCTGGTCTTATGGGCACAAATATGAAGAGTAGAATGGGCAAAGATATATGTCCATGGTGGAATGGTACATGCCTTTTTGAAGCTCTTGATGCTATTGAAATTCCACCACGTGATCCCCAAGGCCCTTTCAG AATGCCTATTATCGACAAATTTAAGGACATGGGAACTGTTGTCATGGGGAAAATAGAATCTGGAACTGTCCGTGATGGCGACACTATGGTAGTCATGCCTAATAAG GTACAAGTTAAAGTTCTTGCCATATTCTGTGATGAAAATAGAGTGAGGCGTGCTGGACCTGGTGAAAACTTGCGTGTCAGGTTGTCGGGGATTGAAGAGGAGGATATTATCGGGGGTTTTGTTTTAAGTAGCGTTG CAAGACCAGTAGCTGCTGTATCGGAGTTTCTTGCCCAACTGTCGATTTTGGAGTTACTTGACAAT GCAATTTTTTGTGCTGGTTACAAGGCTGTTCTACACATCCATTCTGTTGTGGAAGAATGTGAGATTGTTGAGTTGACACAGCAAATTGATCCAAAAACCAGAAAACGTTTGAAAAAGAAACCACTTTTTGTTAAAAAAGGTGCTGTTGTGGAATGCCGCGTTCAG GTGAACAATATGATTTGCATGGAGAAGTACTCTGACTTTCCACAGCTTGGGCGGTTTACTCTCCGCACTGAAG GGAAAACAGTTGCTGTGGGAAAAGTAACTGGGCTGACTACAAGTGAGAGCGCCTAA